The following DNA comes from Oncorhynchus clarkii lewisi isolate Uvic-CL-2024 chromosome 22, UVic_Ocla_1.0, whole genome shotgun sequence.
cgggcaggtagcgttctcctggcatccgccaaatccagatCCGTCCGTCGGCCTGCCAGATGGCACAGCATGacacatcactccagagaacagcactgttgacaggggcagctctagcagggtagaaatttgacgaattgacttgttggaaaggtggcatcctatgatgttgCCACGTTGAACGTCACTAAGCTCTTTAGTAAGGCCCTTCTACTGACAAAGTTCAtcaatggagattgcatagctgtgtgctcgattgtatacacctgtcagcaaagggtgtggctgaaataaccaaatccactaatttgaaggggtgtccacattcaaaagtatatatagtgtattacattGGGGATGACATAATTTAGTACAAATGTTTCATCAACAAGCTGGGAAAAGAGAGGGTCAGAGTGCTCAAACTCTAGCTTTTCGTATAGGTTATGAGTGTGATGGATAGCTGGCTCTACGAGGTACTGGGAGTGTCCAATTCCCAACACACAGTCAGCTGATGATTCAGATATATACACACAGGTGGGCGGGCTGATTgacggatggacagacagacacacactcagccagtcagtccgagtcgctgctgctgctggatGAGTCTGTAGACATAGCTTCCACGTCATCCTCGTTCTCTTTGTTGTGGCCGGGGGGCTCCAGCCCAAAGTCGTTGCCATGGTGCGGGGGGAGCATACCCACTGAGACGTCGGACGATTGCCAGGGGTACTGGGGTGTAAGCACATctgaggagggaaggaaggaaagagtaTTTGAGCTGTGCGATAGGGttagtattatacagtatagtCCACAGAATCATATCAAACACACAGACCATAGAAGAAAAAAACAGTTGACTCAATTTGTAGAAGAAAGGAACCACACATAAAACAAAAGCATACCCGGCAATCTCCCAGCAGCCAGTGCATCTCCAGGGAGGTGTCCGTTCACGCCATTAGTTGGCAGATTGCTCATGTGACCCAACATTCCACTGCGCATCTCCAGGTCAGTCGGGTAAGGTCTACGTGGATCACCTGTTATAAGGAATGTCATCAAGTCGATTGAAGAGTAATTACTGTAGTATTGTGAATGCTAGTCACTGCTGTGATAGGGAGTATTTGAACCTCAGCCACTATCACTACCGAGAGGAAATTCCAGTCTGGAGAGAAGGAACATGCAAGGGAAGGAGGATCTGGGGGATCTAAGACttcaaaacaaaataaaaaaaggtcAGAAAGAAGACAAACCTGGTACCCAGTTGAGAGGGGCACACACTGCATTGCTGGCACTAATCCTGTGGGCATATTTGATGATCTCTTCTGAGGAGATGCTCCCTGAAAGACAACAGTTATTTTAGTTTCACATCTATAATCTCTGGTGGTATTTATGTATCAGAAAGCTCTCCAGGTACTCAGACGAATGCTGTGAAAATCAGGCTCACCTTTTCTGGCCTTATCAATAGATTTTAGCTTCTCCTTTGCTTGGTATACAGCAGTCGCCTAGAAGAGAGAAGTTTGGGCAAAAAAGGTTAGGTTGAATCAAAGCCATAAACAATGTGCTGTTGGGTTCCAATTTAATAAAGGAAACACATTGTATAGACTCTTTAGGATTTCTTATCATTCTCCAGCGCCACTATTCTCACCAGTATATGTTCAGCCTCCTTCAGCTGTTTCTGGAGCTGCTGGATGTCGCagtctctcttctccacctccttctccagGACCTGCATCTCTTGGTGCACCTTGCCCTGCTCCTGTGCCACCCTCATCAGCTCCTGGAACTCTCTGTCTCGCTGCACCAGCAGCTCCAGGATCTACCCACAGCAAAACACGTGCATTCAGACTTCTGACCGACTGCACATTGTAAGATAGTAGTCTATTGACACAAAGTTGTGTGGAGAAAAGCACTCAAACCTATTTCACAAAATGCAAACTAAATCTGAGTGGTATGTTCAGTTATGGTGCACATCTTATAATTCTTTGAATAGCTTGGATTGCAGATATTGTTGCTACATTTAAATATAGTTTTAGGTTGAATCAGGTGCCAGCTACCTGGGTGTCCTCGCCTCCTTGGGGGAGTTTTTGGCTCCTTGACAGTGCAAGCATCTCTATCAATTCCCTGAAATACAAGTAACATTGggttttatacactgctcaaaaaaataaagggaacacttaaacaacacaatgtaactccaagtcacaCTTCTGttaaatcaaactgtccactgaggaagcaacactgattgacaataaatttcacatgctgttgtgcaaatggaatagacaacaggtggaaattataggcaattagcaagacacccccaataaaggagtggttctgcaggtggtgaccacagaccacttctcagttcctatgcttcctggcggatgttttggtcacttttgaatgctggcggtgtgttcactctagtggtagcatgagacggagtctacaacccacacaagtggctcaggtagtgcagctcatccaggatggcacatcaatgcgagctgtggcaagaaggtttgctgtgtctgtcagcgtagtgtccaaagcatggaggcgctaccaggagacaggccagtacatcaggagacgtggaggaggccgtaggagggcaacaacccagcagcagggccgctacctccgcctttgtgcaaggaggagcaggaggaacactgccagagccctgcaaaatgacctccagcaggccacaaatgtgcatgtgtctgctcacacggtcagaaacagactccatgagggtggtatgagggcccgatgcccacaggtgggggttgtgctttacagcccaacaccgtgcaggacgtttggcatttgccagagaacaccaagattggcaaattcaccactggcgccctgtgctcttcatagatgaaagcaggttcacactgagcacatgtgacagacgtgacagagtctggagacaccgtggagaacgttctgctgcatGCAACATCccccagcatgaccggtttggcggtgggtcagtcatggtgtggggtggcatttctttggaggGCCGcgcagccctccatgtgctcgccagagatagcctgactgccattaggtaccgagatgagatcctcagaccccttgtgagaccatatgctggtgcggttggccctgggttcctcctaatgcaagacaatgctagacctcatgtggctggagtgtgtcagcagttcctgcaagaggaaggcattgatgctatggaatggcccgcccgttccccaaaCCTGAATCCACTTGAggacatctgggacatcatgtctcgctccatccaccaacgtccaggtctgggaggagatccctcaggagaccatccgccacctcatcaggagcatgcccaagcgttgtagggaggtcatacaggcacgcggaggccacacacactactgaggctcattttgacttgttttaaggacattacatcaaagttggatcagcctgtagtgtggttttccagtttaattttgagtgtggcgccaaatccagacctccatggggttgataaatttgatttccattgatcatttgtgtgattttgttgtcagcacattcaacacattcagatctaggatgtgttattttagtgatccctttattttttttgagcagtgtatatacacaatccatggctGACGTTATAGCCTATACAACAGTAGTTCACAACATTtttcggttactgtaccaccaactgaactTTGCTCTGCCTTGGAGTACACCTAAtgtaccccctcatgtgcatttaaCCAGTAACTATgatctcatgagtcttctcaagtacccctaGTGGATAGGCCAATTACCCCCAGGGGTCccagtacccctggttgggaaccactggcctagCAGTAACATTACACTCAGAACACAAAACGTAGGCATTGTTGAATAAACTACAAACTAGATCATTTGAATGGCTGTTCAGGAAACAATTATTCCGGTGAGAAAATAATACATTCGTACCTGGATAACACTTCTAAATCGTCCAGTACCGATAATAATCGCTCTTTCGTAGATTTATCAGTCACCGCCATTATTGTTTCCACGCCACTGCGCAGAACAGGAAATAGAGCTGATGTTTTGTTGTGTGGAAATAAAGCGTGCTAGCGACGTCTGTTGGAAAGGAGTGAAAATGCATTCTGTTGGCGAAGTCACTGAGGCAAAAATAGAAAGAGGCGGAGCCACATCTATACAGAAGAAAATAGTATTCTCTGGAAGTTAGGTCCTCGGCGCTCAGCTGTTGAGTTGAGGAGAATATTTGGTTGAGTCGGGCAGCACgagctgtgtgtgtttatctgcgcGGTCTACAGCAGCAAGATTCCAACCAACTTCGACGTGCTAAACACACTCGCTCTGTAATTTTGAAATCAACCAGTGCAAATTTCACGATGGTGAAGGTATCCTTTAATTCGGCCCTCGGGCAGAAAGACATGAAAAAGGACAGCGAATCCCTAATTCCCGAGGACAAGGTGAGTAATTACAACTGCGAATAGCCATCAAggattgtgttattgactg
Coding sequences within:
- the LOC139380770 gene encoding mediator of RNA polymerase II transcription subunit 4-like, yielding MAVTDKSTKERLLSVLDDLEVLSRELIEMLALSRSQKLPQGGEDTQILELLVQRDREFQELMRVAQEQGKVHQEMQVLEKEVEKRDCDIQQLQKQLKEAEHILATAVYQAKEKLKSIDKARKGSISSEEIIKYAHRISASNAVCAPLNWVPGDPRRPYPTDLEMRSGMLGHMSNLPTNGVNGHLPGDALAAGRLPDVLTPQYPWQSSDVSVGMLPPHHGNDFGLEPPGHNKENEDDVEAMSTDSSSSSSDSD